A window from Azoarcus sp. DD4 encodes these proteins:
- the gloB gene encoding hydroxyacylglutathione hydrolase — MLRTRAIPAFQDNYIWLSSAGGDAVVVDPGCAAPVLAALVAEGLRLRAVLITHHHHDHVGGVAELLQHFPVPVFGPAGEDIPVLTHRVADGDRVTPLEGHAGFEVLALPGHTLGHVAYYDGSSLFCGDTLFPCGCGRVFEGTMAQMHASLARLAALPATTQVYCAHEYSLANARFALAVEPGNTLLQARQRWMVARREADMPTVPSSLEDEFDTNPFLRCGAAAVSAAASQRCGHPLADEAEVFAVLREWKNGF, encoded by the coding sequence ATGCTGCGGACAAGGGCGATTCCGGCCTTCCAGGACAACTACATCTGGCTGTCGAGCGCGGGCGGCGACGCCGTGGTGGTGGACCCCGGCTGTGCGGCGCCGGTGCTCGCGGCGCTGGTGGCTGAGGGGCTCAGGCTGCGGGCTGTGCTGATCACCCATCATCATCACGATCACGTCGGCGGCGTGGCGGAATTGCTGCAGCACTTCCCGGTGCCGGTGTTCGGCCCGGCGGGGGAGGACATTCCGGTGCTGACGCACCGCGTCGCGGACGGCGACCGCGTGACGCCGCTGGAGGGCCACGCCGGTTTCGAGGTGCTGGCGCTGCCCGGCCACACGCTGGGGCACGTCGCCTATTACGACGGCAGCAGCCTCTTCTGCGGCGATACGCTGTTCCCCTGCGGTTGCGGCCGGGTGTTCGAGGGCACCATGGCGCAGATGCACGCCTCGCTGGCGCGGCTGGCGGCGCTGCCGGCGACGACCCAGGTGTATTGCGCGCACGAGTACAGCCTTGCCAATGCGCGTTTTGCGCTGGCGGTCGAACCCGGCAACACCCTGTTGCAGGCGCGCCAGCGCTGGATGGTGGCGCGGCGGGAGGCGGACATGCCGACCGTGCCCTCGTCGCTCGAGGACGAGTTCGACACCAATCCCTTCCTGCGCTGCGGCGCCGCGGCCGTCAGTGCCGCCGCCAGCCAGCGCTGCGGCCATCCGCTTGCCGACGAGGCCGAGGTCTTCGCCGTGCTGCGCGAGTGGAAGAACGGCTTCTAG